tccctctctctctctctctctctcgcctcgtCCTCTTTCGCTTGGGTGAGGCCACAGAGCCGGTCAGCTTGACATGAAGGTGCTGAGCTGCTCCTTGTTTGTAACGCATACAAGtaacaaaagagagaaggacagcgAGAGAGCTCCACATCAGGGGCGCGCATAGAGTtaaaaggggagaaaaaaaaacactaGAGGGacacaccgagagagagaggagaaaagatgaggaagaaacaaaaaggaacCACCAACAGAAGAGCTACAGTACATGAGAGTTCACCCACCATTTTCGTGTTCgttcgcttcttttttttttttttgcgtgtgtgtgtgtgtgtgtgtgtgtgttgtatTTTCACTATGAACATCAAGTGCGGTGGCAACGAAGGAAAGAAGCACGAGGGAAATTGAATGAAGAAGTCAACGACATCATGAAAAaagagacacagacacacgcatcGAGGTTGAGTGGGAAGAAGGCTGAGAAAGAAGGCATACAGTTAGAGAGCGGCACACAACCTCACAGACGGTGCCGCACTGCCACACTGCACACCATCGTCACCGAACGCCGAAAGCACAAAGGAAAAAANNNNNNNNNNNNNNNNNNNNNNNNNNNNNNNNNNNNNNNNNNNNNNNNNNNNNNNNNNNNNNNNNNNNNNNNNNNNNNNNNNNNNNNNNNNNNNNNNNNNGATACATTAAGGCATTCCAGCACCTCCGTGTGCTGGACGGGTGCAGGAAGCAGAGACCTATACATTCATCCACAAGCAGTAAGATGTGCACACGTGAATGGCGGCTGATCAAGTCTAGGTAATTATTGACACCTTCCCCAGAATCAAGATAGCCTTAAAAGTTCAACCAGTCTGGACCGTCGTCGCTTTTAccagcctccagctcaggaggtgccgctgctgtgttTGCCGAGAGATGGCCGCTGGCACGGAAGAGTACATCATCCAGGTTTATATCCCCTTGCGTCGGCGCGGCCGCCGGTCCTACCTGCCTATCATCGGTGCCCACTTCTTCTTCATCTATTATGTCCTCCTCGACGTCGTCGAGGGCATCGTACGAGCGCGACGGTAGCGGCGCCATATTGGCTTGCACAGGCGCCACATTCAGATCGCCGGCGTCGCTTTCTGCAACCAACCAGGCCGGCGACACAGGATGAGCCGCCGCTTCCGTTGCTATTGGGTGAGTATGTGCTTCGTTCCACTCCCCCGTGTAGTCCACCGCAGGCATTCCGCTTCCCACTGTGTAGTCAATTCCTATCGTGGCGGCGTCATGAGAGCTGGGCCGTGCGTACATAACCTCATTACCGGTGCTCTGACTCACAGAATGAGTGTTCAGCCACGCAGTGACATCGATTTCGCCGTACGCGCTCTCTGGTActgcctgcgctgcctcACCAACGAGCGAGTACGCACCACCTGTCTCATGTAGAGCAGTCGCAGCCGACGTACCCTCATACCGCACCCCCGACGCCGGAAGTCCCTTTCCAGATGCCTCAGAGTGTGGCAACGGAGCTCCTGACTCTGGATTGCTAGTCAGACTAGCCGCACTGCCGCTGGACGCCTTCTGCAAGTCCTCGACGCGAGCAAGTCCACTTGCAATAGTATCCAGTTCACAACGCATCTCATCAATGCGCTTTTTAAGATACTCCCGCTCGGCGTCATCACTCTTGTTGTGACAATGCTGGACGTGGTATTTCTGTGTTGATGCGTGGTCCTGCCTCAAGTGAGCATCCTTTGCGCCTCTGACCTCCCCGAACccttgctgcagctgctgcagctgtctGCGAAGCTCCTGAATACGATGCCTTTTGGCCTGATTAACCAAGTGCAGCTGATGTGTCTCCGCGTGGCTTCCCCCTGCTGCCCATTGGCGACGCTTTTCCAGCTCCCACATCAGCTCCCCCacccgctgcgctgcggcatcCCGCACGCGCTGTGCGCTATCGGCGTCACGCAGCGCGTGCTCgcgtcggcgctgcgtcagcgCGTTCTGAGATCGaacctcctccagcagccgtCGATCGCCGAGACCGGTGTCCAACATTGCGTCGCTCATCACAAGCAGTTTCTCGTTGCAGCGCATCTCCAGGTGTGCATCGCGGTGGTCCTCCGTCAATATGGCAATGTCCTGCTTAGCGGCCTTGATAAAATCCTTGTACTTGGAGGCCTTCTTGTAGCGCCTCACTAGCTCCTTCAGCTCGTCACGGCGCTTGACGAGGTCACGCTGCTCGAGTCGCAGTACCTGCAGCGTGCGATGCGCCATCAGCGACTCCTGCACAAGACGCGCGGCGATCTCATGGTGACGCCGGAGTGTGCCACCGACAGTCGACGTCGCTGTGCTTTTATGCGACGCCCCGGGGCCACCGATGGTGCGATTTCCATCAAAAGTGCTGCCACCTTTAATACATTGTGACAAGCTGGCGTGGTAATGCTCGCGACTGCGCTGAAAGAGCTCTTCCCGCAGGCAGGCGTTCTCCTCCTGCATCATGAGAAGCTCCTCAGCAGTTTCCGGGATGCCAGGTCGCTGAAGGCCGCAGTGCTCGGCAACCGACACGTTGGTGGACACATACTCGCGCGGAGAGTCGCCAGGGTAACGGGccatgcgcgcacacgtaTCGCCAGCACTCCTCTGGTCGGCAGAAAAACGTCCGCTGCGCGAATGGGCTTCGCTCACGCAACCGTCGGCAAGCCGCTCCTGCTCGTCGAACACTCGATCCGCTGGCAAGGCAAAGCTGTCATCCTCGTACACGGAGTGATACGCGGGGCAAATGCCTTGCTCAGAGGCTGCGGCATCAGCTCTCGAGTAGGCAGATCTACTGGGACTGGGGCTCTGCTGGGATGGCGACAAGCACGACAACGCTGAGGTCGACAGGGGAGTGGATGAAACGCCTTTACCGGCACCTGCCAAGTCTACCGCTCCTTTGGTCGGGCTGTGAAGCACAGAGGAGTTTCGAGAACTGCGTGCACTCCGTGGAGTGTCTGAGCTGGAGGTAAACGTGGCTGAGTTGCTCGACGCACCCATCGGCATGCTCGCACCGGCGGCCGCATGGCCTCCTGACGCGGATCGCACATCAAACCCAGCAGTTTCCTTCATGTTCACTGCGTGGTACGGATTGCTCGAGCTGTCGCTCTCGAAGTCGTCCGGAAAGGAGTCGTTCGAGTAgcgctcgtcgtcgtcgataTCGATTGCTTCGACAGCGGCagtcatttttttttttttttcggaaGGGGAAGCGGAGAGGGCCGAGTAAATGAGCCTAGTAGCGATATTtcgtctcttctcttgttgGGTTATTTGTCTGTGTACGTTGTCAGGGACTCGGAGAGGGTAGAGAAGACcaaagagagacaaggagaggaggaaaagattCAAAAATGAGCAGAGAGGTGCAATACCCACAGCAAAACAGAAACTGCTCAACGATTCTGTAAAAAGAGGAAGTGCTCCAGTCATACAAACCGCACAGCGTGATAGCGGTGATTGTGCCATTGATGCATTAGAGTTGGACGATATGATGACGGCAtttgtggggggaggggaggagggggggggggggggaagtggcGCAAGAAAGGTGAAGAGTAGTGGGGAATGCAAAAATATTTTGATTTgcaaacagagagagagagagggcgaatGGGTTAGAGAATAAAATAAACGGTCAACCGTGCAGCATGCGCGCCAACGAGAGAGCGGGGCGCAGATGAGGACAGAGTCGCGGCGCGAAAGCGCGCATACGCGATGAAACGCAAAGGAGATGGACCTCGAGGATAGTCGATAAGAAAGTTGCCTCAGGCCCACTGCGGCCAATCTTGGCAGACATGTGGGTAATGACGGGCATCATATACCCCATGTAGGTGGAGACgcgtcgtgcagcagcgacaagcGCGAATCGCGAGGTGTTCCGACGCCCACGAAGACGAGTGAagctctccttttttttttttcgaatGGTCGTAActtttgttttgtttccGCTTCTGCAGAGGAACCCgctggaaaaaaaaaaaaaaagaaaaaatggggAGGGCTCAGCGCACAAAATGAGGCTAGAATACATAACTTAccacgaagagagagagagagaggtgagagcGCGCAGGGATAGAGAGAGCACCAACAGCGCCTGTCCCACACAGGCAACAGACGCATGCCGAAAGTGAATAGCAGCGCATGAAAGGAGCACAAGAGGGACAATAACTTTTTAAAGAGCATACATGCAAGGGTTATGCGCGGCGTTTGTGCTACACCTACCcgcgcacacagacgcacccgTATACAGTTCTCCCCGCCCCAATTCTACATGGCTGCTCGATAAAGCTGCTTTTCGTCTCACTGAAGCTGGTTTCCGTACCCTCTCCAGCGACCAAAGTAATCGACGCCGTCCCAAGGATCAACGACATGAACACCaaagccaccaccaccacgacacACGCCGACTTCTTTCTTCAAAAGAGCGCACACATCGGTACACAGAGAGCTACGGCGGAGGAGAGTGAAGCTGCGACCACGCTGTGCAAGCCACTGGAAGTTTGGCGGATGCTGCGCACAGCAAAGACATTGGataaagagaaaaacagaacACAAACAACAACGCAAACGGCGCTAGTCGGCATCCAATATACGGCCAATCTCCGTCTTCTGCTCCGCAGTCAAAAAGCTTGGGAACTTTGTGGTGAACTCGATGACGAGGTCGCCGCGTGGAGCATCAACACCGCCGTGGTTCGGCAAACCTTCACCAGCGATGCGCGTGCGGTAGGTGGGGTCCACAATTTCGTCAATCAAGATGGACAGCTCACGGCCTTCCATCGTATGCACCGTCACAGTGGTGCCGCAGAGAGCATCGCGCAGGGAGATGGTTGCCTTAGTGACCAGGTCGTCGCCCTCCCGACGAAATCTTGTATGCTGCATGACGTTCACCACTATGACAACATCACCACGCGCGTATCCGAGGCAGGTGTTGCCACGTCCCTCGACAGTGAAATGGTCGCCCGTCTTCGCACCTTTCTCTACACGCACCTCGTAGGACTCCTCCGTTACGGTCGCCGCAGCATCAAGTGCGGGCATGCCAGCATGCGACGCACTCCACGTGGCCCGGCGCGTGGCGCCATAAAATACGTCCTCGAGCGTCACCGGCAGCAGTACCTCGATTGACGGGCACTTGGGCGGGTTCGGCGGCATGCCGGTAACGGCGCTAAAGAAGTCATGCTGGTTGCTCTTCACCCCGTCAATGCGACCTATCACCTGAAACGGGTTGTCAACCCCAAAGAAGCGGGTGAAGACAGCGTTGGGATCGATTAAGTCAAGGTTGATACCGCCCGGCACCCCTTGTTGACCGGTGCCACCATGGCGGACGCCTTCCTCTCCGTAGATATCATAGATGGCGCGCGTCTTCGGATCCGAGAGCACAGTGTacgcctgcgccgccatcgtAAAATTGCGCTGCACCGTCTCTTGGTCGGCATTGTTGGAATGACACTGCGGGTTGTAAGCAAGTGCATACCGGCGATAGGCCTTGGCCACATCGTCATCGCCCGACTGCCGGTTGAGGCCCAGAAACTCGTAGTAGTCGATCATCTCAGAGCacacgaggagagaggagctgaGAGCTATTTCTAACGGTTGGCTTCGATTGCTTTGCTGTGGCGCGCTATGGGGAGTATTGGCTATGAAGCCTTCGATATCGGCCGGGGCGCAGTGCTGAATTGATGCGTACGTCCCAGCGATGATGCAACATtacgagagcagcagcgaagcacgcagcggcagaagtTGGGGAAGGACGAACGCAGGAGAATGCGGTAGGAGAGgtaagagaagagaggacaTCAGATGTACACAAAACGTGtggtgagagaaagagagagaaaaaaaaaagaaacgctGCTAAAGGAGATGAGCAACTTCTCCTGGTtgtgaaaaggaaaaaaagaagcgcacCGTATGCAGTACACATTTCTGCGCGCAATGAGGAGATGAGCCAGCGAAGATACTCGTGTCGTGCACGGCAGTCCAATGAGCACCAAAAGCTGAATTGCTGAGAAAACgacggctctctctctcgcttcccctCGCAAGGCATAGAAAAAGTGCATCATGGGGAATTGTCTGTGAAGCGTGTTCTTCACCCATGTTGCAaacttgttttttttttggggggggggggggggcaggggggaggctgctgttgcctctTCGCTGACAACCACGGGTCCGTGCGAGGTGAAGTGGAGCACAGATGTGCGGAACGCCATCACAGAGAAGGGGAACAAGCCTACTTTTTTCGTCAACGTAGGTAAACAAACGTTatgcggtgccgctgcctttttttttccgctttTAAAAGCAtcctttttccttcgtttGTTGGCCGTCATGCACAGTTAAAAAGTGGCATAAGGAAAAGCTAGCAAGAAAGCGAAGTGCGGTAAGTCAAAAAGCGCCTCTTTTCGTGTTGcgtgtttgtttgcttgccTGCCCTTCTTCCCCTGCTCGCTCTACGCCACGCTTTGCCAGCTCACTCGCAGCTTAGGCGCGACAAGCCACCCCAaaacacacacgtacgcagtCCGTTAagtgcgtgcatgtgcaaAGATGGAGTCAttgaaacaaaaaaaaaaatgtacACACAAAGGGAACAAGAAGAACGAAAAACAGCATCGAGGGCGTCCGTGTAAAACGAAAACTACAAAGCTGCGGTAACAGACGAAATGAAAAGGGAAGACGAGAGAGGCTTCAGCCCGAACAGTACCGtacaacacacacaaagaaaaagggaagggaggagccGAGTgccacacacagcgagagacCAAAGCTCAAGCGCGCTACTACACAGAAATGCGAGAAGAATACAGTACGGTCAGTAGAACGCCACCAGAAAAGGTCAGATGAAACTCGAAAAAGGAACTATTTATATAATCAAGAGAGGGCGAAAGCCTCATCccaagagaagaagaggtaAGGAGGCGGTTGTGTGTGAGCGCGTGAGTGCGTCGAGGTGTTTACCCGAAAGGAAGTGCTGATATACATACTACTGTCGGCAAAGGCTCGAACAGGCAACCTCCGCATGAACGCCACTATGtaaggggaagaaaaaaaaaggaagcgcAACAGGGTACAAGCGATTGTTTAACGAAGCACAAGGAATGCAGTAGCCCGCTGCACAGAGATGTCGCGTCAAGCAGATAGCAAATACCAAggtgagcagcagaggagaggcagcgagACGAGGCACCTTTTTGTGCATTACTCtgcagaggaaaaggggaggcgCGTTATGTGTAGACGCGTGTGACCTGCCATGGACGAGCCCAAAGACGACCAAAGACATGTGCACAGAGGGAGATGAAACCAGGACACAACAAGAAGACGTCAAACGTCTCGGCAACCCATTCAAGAGGAGAAGTAAGGCACACCCGAATGAGGATTGGAGGATAATAACAAAGGAGCCAAAACAAAGACTGGCAGTCGAACAGACACCAGAAAAGGGCTGGAAGTGAGCaccagagaaagagacgcacGTGAAGTGCAGAGGTGAGGTAGAATGAGTGAGAGGGATCGTCTCTAACCTCTTTTCTACGTCCGCTTGTTCGTACGGGCACTGTTTTCTCTCATTGAACAACAGCGAGgatgaagagggaaagggaaagagttgcaacgacagcagcagcaaccgaCGCCTATCAAGGCGTGActagcgagagagaggggggaaggcaggggccgagagagaaaaggtgtaaacaaaagagaacaaaaaacTTCAGATGCCGTTgagaagaaaacagagaGCGTTAGCGAGTGGAGCCTACACACAAGGCgtaccacacacacacacacacacacatgaagCACAGACGATTGTAGGGCGCCAGCCTGCATCCCATGACAGTAAGCTAGTAAAAGACAAttatgaaaaaaaaaaaaggaaagaggaaaaaataaaagagagagaggggaagaaaacaacaagAGATCATGTGGATAAGAGAATAGACTTAGTACGCTCACACTCTGCAGAgagcacccacacacacacatgatAAGACACAAGCACGCGGAGGCACACAGGGCAGTCAGAGAGTTCCTCCGATAAGCTCAGATGCGGTTAAAGTACCTTTTCGCTCAAGCGAACCGCTAAGCGCCGGTACCTGTCGCCCAGTGCTACTCTCTTTACCGCCATCGCTACGTTCAGTCCTACTGAACCAGTCAGTGTACCCACCAGGTTCTTCTTGTCCAGCACCTCTCAGTAGTGTGCTACGGAAAGGGTggtggcgcgctgcaggcgcagctgacACATTTTTTTAGGAATcattttttttgttcttcgtGCGTGTCTTCTTGGCGGGCACAGGCGCCCGCTCATGGTTTCCATTCTTGCTTGCTGCCGGCATGTTCTTCGTCGGCCCAGCGCTGACGGAGGGGCGACTGACCGTTATGCTGCTTCGACGCGATTTCAAAGTGCCCCCTCCATGCTTCGACAGCATGGAGGGCGCAGACCATGCTCCACCACGTTGGCGATCGGACAGCATGATCGGATCCAAGCACGAGATAAAggaccgctgcagctgcgtcgtaCCACTTGGACCCTTTGGCGAGTGGATAACCATGGCCTTGTACTTTGACTGCAAAGACATGTTCACGCGTGAGGAACGAAGTCTGGTGGTACTCACAGTGTGTGACGACTGTgtcttcgcctccgccaggTCAACTTGGTCGAGGGTGCTGGCTGAGGTCGGGGTGTTACCGACGGGCCTTCCGCCGCAAGCACGCAGGAGCGCCACGTAGAGCGCCTCGTGGTGAACAACCAGATTCACAGAATGGCCGTAGGACGCCATGATGAACTCGGGATGGCGCAAGAAGCAGACAGCCAGAGACCGCAGCGCAGTGACGAAGTCGTACTGCCACTGCTGAGTAGAGATCTCAGCGCTGTGGGTCGAGAGGAACTGACGGAAGCGCGCCAAGTCGCGGacagcctcgccgtcgtgcaGCAGGACTTGAAGCACGACCACAGCATCGCGCACCATCTCTTCACACTCAGTTGGTCCTCTGTTTGCCAGCGAGAAAAGCTGCACCATCTGCAcaatctcctcctccgcgaaGCTGGCGAAGGACTCGCCAATAATGCGCCGAAAAGCATGGTCAGCGGCGAGCACCTGCCCCGAGAAGTCCATTAAGTGCTGGCCACGGGAGCGACGACTCGACGACAGCAACACCTTCCCCTCGACGCGGCCCTTCGAGGCGCCACTCGCCTTGTGTATGTGGATTGCTTCAGAGACGCCGAGAAGCAGCATTTCCAGTCGCGTGCGAATCCGCTCGAGTGAAACAAGACTGGAGTGCATGAGCACCGTCTCCTCGTCCATGGTCCACAGAATCGGCAGACTATCAACACAGGCGTACGGTGCATCGTCCACTTTCACCTCCAGATAGGGAGACAGCTCATCCTCTTcggtgctgccgtcgctgtccaCGTGTACCCTATTTCGCTCAACCGACGACGCGATCTTCTCCGTGTCATGCTTTAACTGTGAAGCACACTGTTGTGCAGCGTGACCCGACTTGTCGCTGGCCTCACCTTTGTATGGTGTTGTGTTCTCGTAGACGTCCGCTTGGTTCTCCACTGGCACAATGTCAACCTGTGGCTTGTGTGGCTGCATGTTGTCGGCCAGCAGGATAACTATGCGTAATGGGATAGGTGGAGGCTTGCCTACGCGACTTATGTTCGTACCACTGGGTAAATTGATCGACGCTTACAGAGATGGAAAATTGTACAACACAAAGGATTCACGTGACTGCAGACGTACGCACACAGGATTGCACACTGGGGGAGACAGAGCGAAAGGAAAAGCCGCTTGTCGAGGATGAGGGGTGTGGAGAGAAGACGAGTCTGTTTCTCGACCTTCTATACCGAGGGGGgctggggaagaggaggtcgCAATGCGAAGTcaaggaagaagggaggagaaacTTTACACAAGAAGGAGGGGGCACAGTCAATTGGCGATCGCAATCGTTCAGGCCTTTTGCGTAGGTTTCCGTCACAGCGATACTTCGTAGGGGTGGCAAAGGAAAGAGTTCAcgaaagacagagagggctaagaatgagagagaagaacggaCTTGAAGCAATAATGAGAAACAGCGAGGTAAATACTGATAAAGGGCTCACAGGTTTACCAGAAGAAATGTGGATCAGGTGTGGAAGGAGGCATAGAGGGGGGTGTGCAGTGCTATCCATACCGTAGAACATGaggaacaaaaaaaaaaaaaaacgagatAAAGTGAGAGTGGGAGATGGCGGCGCGTGCATTGGAGAGGGGCAActtgagagagaaagagaaaagcacaCGGAGACAGTCGTGAGAAAAACTGAGCCTCCTGCCACTGCACACGTGAAGCAGTGCGCGTTCTGTGGTTGAAACAGCAAGAATGAGCAACGAGCCcccgttgccgccgccgcgggtCTATGAATATGTGGAACCCTCATCCACTGTCATGCAAACTCCGCGTACCGGATGCGCTTATCGCCCTTTTCTCTGGAGGCCCCATTACAGGAAGCAGCGGACACCAACCCCTGCCCCCATCGAAACAGTCCAACGCACCATCGAACGCCACTGGAGTCTCGTCAGGAGAGTGAAGGTGAGCAAGAGAAGCTCATTTGTTAATGCAGAATCCATGTTGATCGGCGCTTTCCATCTCGGACGCGGCTCCTTAACATTACTTCTTTCGTGTTGTACTACATCCGCTCTCTGCCATGCAGCACGTGAGtcccagcaccgcctcggACACCACTCCGCCCGCCGCCACGTCCTGCAGGGGCCCATCGCGTCccgcaaagcagccgtggacacacgcgccacagcaacgcgccgactCGGCCACCTCACAGCACAGCCCCAGCCTCGTTCACTAcaccgcccacccccttcgccggccgccacgccgTGCACCCCTCGGAATGACACTCGGCCTCCCCACGCcagcgggcagcgagggccgggtgagggGCGGGCGACTCACGCTGGCACACCCTGCACACCACGCAGGGGCCACAGACGCCTTCACGGTCGcgggccgctccgacgcagcgcagcccacgacctggccgccgacaccagcagcgatgcaccactCCGGCCCCCCCGCACCGTGGGTGCGTGACCCTGTCAgcaccagaagtggctcggcattggcagggagacggggtgggggactgcatcgcttctctccacacacacagagtaggggaggagggggggggggggggggcgctgcACCCTGATGACGCCACGCACTGCGGTGTGCCTCGGCTGCAGGGCTTCAGGGCAGTACTAATTTTACACAAGCATGCGTCCTCCCTCCACATCCCTCATTAACGAACCACGGCAGGCAACCAAGGTATCTACTGCACGAGAGGGAAGTCCGTACGGAAGAGCTGAAGAGGTCCACCTTTGCGGTTTTTGTCGTCCCTCAAGGGCTTCGATAATTTGCATTATTCAGAGGTctcatgcacacacgcgcacagccacGCATTGCGGCGGTAATGAAAGGGAATGCGAGTCAGTAAAATGGAataagagagaagcacagcaAACGACAAAACTTACTTGGAGACCTACAActacgcacgcgcacagaaaTACAACGCCGTCCTCCCGGTATTTCAtagacaacaacaaaaactCACATAGTTCTCTGTAAGTCGCTGCTTTctcattttctttctctcgttgCCACGCCGTCTAGGAACAGGGGAAGTTCAGATCACTGGCACTCAGCCATGGAAAGGGGAACAAGTCTAGACTCACACGCTCGCAAACATTCCACAGAGAGCTGGCGAGAGACTGAGCTGCAACcagaagcgaagaaaacgACGAATAAAAAAAGGAGACAAACTACTGGAGTAGGAGTACGTTCGAAAAGCAACGACATCAGCTCCTGCCAACATCAGCTTCACCAAAGACTCACAAagcgcgcacatgcacaaacgcagcggcacgctcGCACAATCACCTGCCGTGTGACGATATGGAGCGTAGATGCGGCGTCGGNNNNNNNNNNNNNNNNNNNNNNNNNNNNNNNNNNNNNNNNNNNNNNNNNNNNNNNNNNNNNNNNNNNNNNNNNNNNNNNNNNNNNNNNNNNNNNNNNNNNGCGAGAGGCTTGCAGAAAGGCGGAATCGGCACGATAATTTCAGCCGCCTGGCTCTGCCGTGTCACTATGCGGTAGTAATCGTCACTACACCCGTCTAGCATCGCTACTGTTAATGCTACTTCttgagagaaagggagaggcgggcgCTAGAGTGCATGTGTGTAGGCATGGGTATAGTCCacgtcactgctgcagcagcaggagcgggagagagagacgggcgCGCAACGAGGTTGCTACGCCATGACGTGCGCACTTCCAATCAAGGAGCACCACTTTTTCGCTGTAGGTAGAACGCAACAAATGAATGTTTACAggcgcacacaaacacacacacacacacacttgtcTGTGTATGCATGTCTATCGTTGCGGTCACTGGGTGTTCGCGGAACCGGCCGTgtaggggtgggggtgggcgggAGTCGGGTGGCTCATCATCTAACAATTTTAGTACGTCGCACTTAAGCGAGTAGGCCAATCGCGCAAAGTAATTAGAAGAAAGGCACACGTAGGAATAAAGAAGAGCACGCGAAGGCAAATAACAAAGCTGAGAAACAGAAAGGGCGCAGAACCATTAAGCGCTTAGCGTGCGCCATCGAGAGATCCTTTACATGGCGTGTACAGCTGACGCGCCACGGAATACCAccagcaacacacacactgcgcaGTCGCTCAGAAAACGAGTAAAATAAAGCACTGCATGGAAGAAGCACACAAAGTAGTGAGACAGGCACCctgaaggaaggaggagccACATGTGACGAGCAACCTGCAGAAGACACCGTCATCACCTCCTCGTTGACTCCTCTTTTCTGTCTTTGGTGTCTGCGTGAGAAGCTACACAAGCCCAGGCCATACTATCGACGGCAACTCTAGTGAAAGAGAGTGTGTGTATATACGCAACAACCACAAAGATCAAAAGAATAACAAACAAGAAAAGCATCAgcgggaaaagagaagacacCGCACAACCACATTGCTTTCAGTTTTCATACCTCACTTTTTCGCAAACTCCCCTACACGTCTATGTTCGCCTAGAATGAGGTTGGAATGATGCCCGGCGTGCGCCCAATGTCTCTGTACGCCTTTTCACCACTGCCAGCTTCTTCTTCAATACATCCGCTCTCTGCCATGCCGCACGTGAGtcccagcaccgcctcggACACCACTCCGCCCGCCGCCACGTCCTGCAGGGGCCCATCGCGTCccgcaaagcagccgtggacaca
The nucleotide sequence above comes from Leishmania braziliensis MHOM/BR/75/M2904 complete genome, chromosome 32. Encoded proteins:
- a CDS encoding putative heat shock protein-like protein: MIDYYEFLGLNRQSGDDDVAKAYRRYALAYNPQCHSNNADQETVQRNFTMAAQAYTVLSDPKTRAIYDIYGEEGVRHGGTGQQGVPGGINLDLIDPNAVFTRFFGVDNPFQVIGRIDGVKSNQHDFFSAVTGMPPNPPKCPSIEVLLPVTLEDVFYGATRRATWSASHAGMPALDAAATVTEESYEVRVEKGAKTGDHFTVEGRGNTCLGYARGDVVIVVNVMQHTRFRREGDDLVTKATISLRDALCGTTVTVHTMEGRELSILIDEIVDPTYRTRIAGEGLPNHGGVDAPRGDLVIEFTTKFPSFLTAEQKTEIGRILDAD